ATCCATGGCAACGAACGCATCGGCAGTGATGTCGTGCTGGCTTTTTTACACAGCGTGCTTGAAGCCATGCAGTGGGATGAGAGCCTGCAGCATCTGCTGGACACCACGCGGCTGGTGTTCATGCCACTGATCAATCCCACCGGTATGGCACGCAACCGGCGAGCCACCGGCGCGGGTATCGATCTGATGAGAAATGCCCCGGTGGAGAGCGCTCACGCCCACTGGCTACTGGGTGGGCAACGCATCACCCGTTACCTGTCGTGGTATCGCGGCCGGCGCGGTGAACTGGCACCGGAAAACCGAGCCGTGCTCAGTACTGTGCGCGAAAAGCTGATGAACGCCCCGCTGAGCATCGCGCTGGATTGCCACTCCGGCTTCGGTATCCGCAACTACATCTGGTTTCCCTATGCACATAGCCGGGTTCCGATTCCGCACCTGGCCGAGATCTATGCCCTGCGCAAGCTGTTTCGTCGCACCTACCCCAACCATGTGACCTACCGCATCGAACCACAATGCCGGCACTACATGACGCACGGCGATATTTGGG
The Oceanococcus atlanticus DNA segment above includes these coding regions:
- a CDS encoding M14 family zinc carboxypeptidase, whose amino-acid sequence is MIVINELRTLETLIERHRGALGSRLRTSVPVVVGPGEGYAVHVIELGSQAPEAPAVGFFGGIHGNERIGSDVVLAFLHSVLEAMQWDESLQHLLDTTRLVFMPLINPTGMARNRRATGAGIDLMRNAPVESAHAHWLLGGQRITRYLSWYRGRRGELAPENRAVLSTVREKLMNAPLSIALDCHSGFGIRNYIWFPYAHSRVPIPHLAEIYALRKLFRRTYPNHVTYRIEPQCRHYMTHGDIWDALYMESLATPERVFLPLTLEMGSWLWVKKNPRQLFTRLGLFNPLVPHRKRRILRQHLLWFDFLTRAVHAHRRWVPDSSTRPFLAGEAWAYWGHHYQGDRDPLRVHG